One genomic segment of Clostridium estertheticum subsp. estertheticum includes these proteins:
- a CDS encoding winged helix-turn-helix transcriptional regulator: protein MSDKIMKINNKEYSCAIELTLDIIGGKWKPIILWRLANNGVLRFSELKRSMGVITQKMLTQQLRELEAYEMVHRKVYAEVPPKVEYSLTKQGKSVMPILDIMCKWGTDYYEESIDDKKE from the coding sequence ATGAGTGATAAAATAATGAAAATAAATAACAAAGAATATAGTTGTGCTATAGAATTAACATTAGATATTATAGGTGGTAAATGGAAGCCAATAATTCTTTGGAGATTAGCGAATAACGGTGTATTAAGGTTTAGTGAATTAAAGCGATCCATGGGTGTTATAACACAAAAAATGTTAACACAACAACTTAGGGAATTAGAAGCATACGAAATGGTTCATAGAAAAGTATATGCCGAGGTTCCGCCAAAAGTAGAATACTCTTTAACAAAACAAGGTAAAAGTGTAATGCCAATACTTGACATTATGTGTAAATGGGGAACAGATTATTATGAAGAATCTATAGATGACAAAAAAGAATAG